The Coffea arabica cultivar ET-39 chromosome 4e, Coffea Arabica ET-39 HiFi, whole genome shotgun sequence genome includes a window with the following:
- the LOC140005681 gene encoding uncharacterized protein, with the protein MAEGTRFRTLEEQVKRQEIKLQELMESVLSHQSEQLQLKNNLTMELEENNKRMENLLSGMEQNFSKSLDQKFNALLSRMTTAQDKVADRGERIMMDQGPILPTPPPHQRLQPEGDQQNSCKRDWSKYQLPNPPKIDLHLFSGENPREWLRKCDKYFMNYQILENQKVEIIEMYLDGRADKWFQGIKLERPGLSWTEFGDLLCKRFTDSICKDIVEEFNKLQQGGSVREYQEQFEELKPLMLIKNRNLDENYFISSFISGLKEEIKPMLRMLKPATLTEAFELSQWQEYSLKVQNKNSKQTGEGRFGFSRGNTSVVDSNTYKVPVSNALKGPRYSNKVQEDAKEVKRISPQELQFRRSRGLCFKCGEKYGVGHQCKQGYVNCMILEDEEEAVFEDAVGEQDEQTGNPGQTMELSLHALSESLRRKTITLTGNLDGEKVFILVDTGSSDSYINSEMVIGMDIAYRMVKQPFSVIMGNGTTVTSNAICPNVHWNINQHSFRFDLKVMELEGWDIILGVDWMTHFSPITFDFQQLRISLHSEGNEIHLHGQAEDSDMDLIRGRDMRTFIEYKRQMCLALNCRKEIGEEVAVIPQEIMEVLQDYDDVFQTPKSLPPPRSVDHEILLKKEAQPFKLKPYRYPHCHKEEMEKQVEEMLQKGIVKYSNSPFASPVLLVKKKEGT; encoded by the coding sequence ATGGCAGAAGGTACGAGATTCAGGACATTGGAGGAACAAGTCAAGAGGCAGGAAATCAAGCTCCAAGAACTGATGGAATCTGTACTTTCACATCAATCAGAACAGCTACAGCTTAAGAACAACTTAACAATGGAATTGGAAGAAAACAACAAACGGATGGAGAATTTGTTGTCAGGAATggaacagaatttcagcaagtCTCTGGATCAGAAATTCAATGCACTGCTATCCAGGATGACTACTGCGCAGGACAAGGTCGCGGACAGGGGAGAAAGAATCATGATGGATCAGGGACCAATTCTTCCTACACCGCCGCCTCATCAGAGATTGCAACCAGAAGGAGATCAGcagaattcctgcaaaagagattgGAGTAAGTACCAACTTCCTAATCCTCCTAAGATAGATTTGCATCTGTTTAGTGGAGAAAATCCTAGGGAATGGTTGCGCAAGTGTGATAAATACTTTATGAATTATCAAATTCTGGAAAATCAGAAGGTTGAAATCATAGAAATGTACTTAGATGGAAGGGCGGATAAGTGGTTCCAAGGTATTAAACTGGAGAGGCCTGGATTGAGTTGGACAGAATTTGGAGATCTGTTATGCAAACGATTCACAGACAGTATTTGCAAGGATATAGTAGAGGAATTTAATAAGCTGCAACAAGGAGGTAGTGTGAGGGAATATCAGGAGCAGTTCGAAGAATTGAAACCTCTAATGTTAATCAAGAACAGGAACTTAGATGAGAACTACTTCATTTCTAGCTTCATTAGTGGCTTGAAGGAGGAGATCAAACCTATGCTACGGATGCTGAAGCCTGCTACTTTGACTGAAGCTTTTGAGCTGTCTCAGTGGCAGGAGTACTCACTCAAGGTGCAGAATAAGAACTCTAAACAGACGGGAGAGGGTAGGTTTGGATTTTCAAGGGGTAATACGTCAGTGGTAGACAGCAACACTTACAAGGTCCCTGTCAGTAATGCTCTTAAGGGCCCTAGGTACAGTAATAAGGTACAGGAGGATGCTAAAGAAGTGAAGAGGATCTCACCTCAGGAGTTGCAGTTTAGGAGAAGTAGGGGACTGTGCTTCAAGTGTGGGGAAAAATATGGCGTAGGCCATCAGTGTAAGCAAGGGTATGTTAACTGTATGATATTGGAGGATGAAGAGGAGGCAGTCTTTGAAGATGCTGTGGGGGAGCAGGATGAACAGACAGGGAATCCAGGACAAACTATGGAGCTGTCCCTACATGCATTGTCTGAATCCCTGAGAAGGAAAACAATTACATTGACAGGCAACCTGGATGGGGAGAAAGTTTTTATTTTGGTAGACACGGGTAGTTCAGACAGTTATATCAACAGTGAAATGGTAATTGGAATGGATATTGCCTACAGAATGGTTAAGCAGCCATTTTCTGTCATAATGGGAAATGGAACTACTGTGACTAGCAATGCTATCTGTCCTAATGTGCACTGGAATATTAACCAACATAGCTTCAGATTTGATTTGAAGGTGATGGAGTTAGAAGGATGGGACATAATTTTGGGGGTAGATTGGATGACACACTTTAGTCCTATCACGTTTGACTTCCAACAGCTCAGGATATCCTTACATAGTGAAGGAAATGAAATTCACTTACATGGACAAGCAGAGGATAGTGATATGGATTTAATCAGGGGAAGGGATATGAGAACCTTCATAGAGTATAAAAGACAGATGTGCTTGGCTTTGAACTGTAGGAAGGAGATAGGAGAAGAGGTAGCTGTTATTCCCCAGGAAATTATGGAAGTGCTTCAGGATTATGATGATGTGTTCCAGACTCCAAAATCCTTGCCCCCTCCTAGAAGTGTGGACCACGAGATCCTTCTCAAGAAGGAGGCACAACCTTTCAAATTAAAGCCCTACAGGTACCCCCACTGTCACAAGGAGGAAATGGAGAAACAGGTGGAAGAAATGCTTCAAAAAGGGATAGTTAAGTACAGCAACAGCCCTTTTGCTTCCCCTGTGCTGCTGgttaagaagaaagaagggacttgA